In Staphylococcus saccharolyticus, one genomic interval encodes:
- a CDS encoding ABC transporter permease, whose translation MSNTALCLTALLLLIPIFISYKEGLHIIKDLMIATVRASVQLIILGFLLHYIFKINDKWLLMICVLVIIINASWNTISRASPVMHHVFWISFVSIFIGTALPLAGTIATGAIHFTANEVIPIGGMLANNGLIAINLAYQNLDRAFVQDISDIESKLTLAATPKLASKSSIRESICLAIVPTIDSVKTYGLVSIPGMMTGLIIGGVEPLQAIKFQLLVVFIHTTATIMSALIATYMSYGQFFNTRHQLIARANDVKQSE comes from the coding sequence ATGAGTAATACTGCGTTATGTCTTACAGCTCTCCTATTGTTAATCCCTATTTTTATTTCATATAAAGAAGGATTACATATTATTAAAGACTTGATGATTGCTACAGTTAGAGCATCTGTACAATTAATCATCTTAGGTTTCTTACTGCACTATATTTTTAAAATTAACGACAAATGGTTACTTATGATTTGTGTGCTTGTGATTATTATTAATGCATCATGGAATACGATTAGTCGTGCTTCACCAGTGATGCATCATGTCTTTTGGATTTCATTTGTATCGATATTTATTGGTACTGCATTACCATTAGCAGGCACAATTGCAACAGGAGCGATTCATTTTACAGCTAATGAGGTCATACCTATCGGTGGGATGTTAGCAAATAATGGTTTGATTGCGATTAATCTAGCTTATCAAAATTTAGATCGTGCATTTGTCCAAGACATTTCGGATATTGAATCTAAACTCACATTGGCTGCTACACCAAAGTTAGCATCAAAATCTTCTATTAGAGAAAGTATATGTTTAGCCATCGTCCCAACCATAGATTCTGTTAAAACATATGGATTAGTCTCTATACCTGGTATGATGACTGGATTAATTATTGGCGGGGTTGAGCCATTGCAAGCAATTAAATTTCAATTGCTGGTTGTATTTATACATACAACAGCAACGATTATGTCGGCTTTAATTGCTACTTATATGAGTTATGGACAATTCTTTAATACGCGTCATCAATTGATAGCTCGCGCTAATGATGTCAAACAAAGTGAATAG
- a CDS encoding APC family permease, producing the protein MENKNKSKSSKINLSQLVLLGLGSLIGSGWLFGAWEASSIAGPAAIISWIIGFIVIGTIAYNYVEIGTMFPQSGGMSNYAQYTHGSLLGFIAAWANWVSLVTIIPIEAVSAVQYMSSWPWDWAKPMGALMKDGSISTYGLFAVYIIITIFSLFNYWSVKLLTSFTSLISVFKLGVPLLTIIMLMISGFDTGNYGHSASTFMPYGSAPIFAATTTSGIIFSFNAFQTIINMGSEIKNPEKNIARGIAISLTLSAVLYIVLQSTFITSMPSSMIHSHGWSGINFNSPFADMAILLGINWLAILLYVEAVVSPFGTGVSFVAVTGRVLHAMEKNGHIPKFLGKMNEKYNIPRVAIGFNAVISMIMVTLFRNWGTLAAVISTATLVAYLTGPTTVISLRKMAPKMTRPFKANILKFMAPLSFVLASLAIYWAMWPTTAEVILIIILGLPIYFFYEYKMNWKNTRKQIGGSLWIIIYLIILAFLSFIGSKEFKGLNWIHYPWDFLVIAIVALIFYQLGTTSYFESIYFKRANKLNKKMGDKLRKTRKKARHKDWKERDHQD; encoded by the coding sequence ATGGAAAATAAAAATAAATCAAAAAGTAGTAAGATTAACCTCTCACAACTCGTCTTACTTGGTCTAGGATCATTAATTGGATCAGGCTGGCTATTTGGAGCATGGGAGGCATCTTCTATTGCCGGTCCAGCCGCTATTATTTCCTGGATTATAGGTTTCATAGTAATCGGAACTATAGCCTATAATTACGTCGAAATTGGGACAATGTTCCCGCAATCAGGCGGCATGAGTAACTATGCACAGTATACTCACGGCTCACTACTTGGATTCATAGCAGCGTGGGCAAACTGGGTGTCACTTGTGACAATCATACCAATTGAAGCCGTTTCCGCTGTACAATATATGAGCTCATGGCCTTGGGATTGGGCTAAACCAATGGGCGCTTTAATGAAAGATGGTTCAATCAGTACATATGGATTGTTTGCCGTGTATATTATTATCACAATCTTTTCTTTATTTAACTACTGGTCAGTTAAATTATTAACATCTTTCACAAGCTTAATTTCAGTATTTAAATTAGGCGTTCCTTTATTAACAATCATCATGTTAATGATTTCAGGGTTTGATACAGGTAATTACGGTCATTCCGCTAGCACGTTTATGCCGTATGGAAGTGCGCCCATCTTTGCTGCAACAACAACATCAGGGATTATCTTCTCATTTAATGCTTTCCAAACCATCATTAACATGGGATCAGAAATCAAAAATCCTGAGAAAAATATTGCACGTGGTATTGCCATTTCACTTACATTAAGTGCTGTGCTTTACATCGTATTACAAAGTACGTTTATTACATCAATGCCAAGTTCTATGATTCATAGTCATGGCTGGAGTGGTATTAATTTTAACTCTCCATTTGCTGATATGGCTATTTTATTAGGCATTAACTGGTTAGCGATTTTACTTTATGTTGAAGCTGTAGTTTCGCCATTTGGTACAGGCGTATCCTTCGTGGCCGTCACTGGTCGTGTACTTCATGCAATGGAAAAAAATGGTCATATTCCTAAATTCTTAGGTAAAATGAACGAAAAATATAACATACCACGTGTAGCGATTGGTTTTAACGCAGTTATAAGTATGATTATGGTAACGCTATTCCGTAATTGGGGTACACTTGCAGCCGTTATTTCTACAGCAACTTTAGTTGCTTACTTAACAGGTCCTACAACAGTTATCTCATTACGTAAAATGGCACCCAAAATGACGCGTCCATTTAAAGCTAATATTTTAAAATTTATGGCACCGTTATCGTTTGTACTTGCATCTTTAGCAATTTATTGGGCAATGTGGCCTACTACTGCTGAAGTTATTTTAATTATTATTTTAGGTTTACCAATTTATTTCTTCTATGAATATAAAATGAATTGGAAAAATACTAGAAAACAAATAGGCGGTAGTTTATGGATTATTATTTACCTTATTATTCTCGCTTTCTTATCATTTATAGGAAGTAAAGAATTTAAAGGCTTAAACTGGATCCACTACCCATGGGATTTCTTAGTCATCGCAATTGTCGCTTTAATCTTCTATCAATTAGGTACGACAAGTTATTTTGAAAGTATTTACTTTAAACGTGCTAACAAATTAAATAAAAAAATGGGAGATAAACTAAGAAAAACACGTAAAAAAGCAAGACATAAAGATTGGAAAGAACGTGACCATCAAGATTAA
- a CDS encoding YdeI/OmpD-associated family protein translates to MDKQKNEQVEQFLAKESQCQDCYQFLRHLIFNETELEENYKWVHPCYTINNKNVVLIHGFKDYVALLFQKGAILEDKYETLIQQTKRVQAARQLRFNCLDEIKKRQDEIKYYLIEAIKAEKAGKKVVMKKNDDEVPEELQRKFEKFPHLKDAFYQLTPGRQHQYLYYFSQAKRSQIGHNRIEKYIDSILNGKGMNDK, encoded by the coding sequence GTGGATAAACAAAAAAATGAGCAAGTGGAACAATTTTTAGCTAAAGAAAGTCAATGTCAAGATTGTTATCAATTTTTAAGACATTTAATTTTTAATGAAACTGAACTTGAAGAGAATTATAAATGGGTGCATCCATGTTATACCATCAATAATAAGAATGTTGTGCTGATACACGGATTTAAAGATTATGTAGCTTTACTTTTTCAAAAAGGTGCAATACTGGAAGATAAATACGAAACATTGATACAACAAACTAAAAGAGTACAAGCAGCGCGACAATTGCGTTTTAATTGTTTAGACGAGATAAAAAAGCGACAAGATGAAATAAAATATTATTTAATTGAGGCGATTAAAGCTGAAAAAGCTGGTAAAAAAGTAGTCATGAAAAAGAATGATGATGAAGTACCTGAAGAGCTACAACGAAAATTTGAAAAATTTCCACATTTAAAAGATGCGTTTTACCAATTAACGCCAGGACGTCAACATCAATACTTGTATTATTTTTCACAGGCTAAACGTAGTCAAATAGGTCACAATCGCATTGAAAAATATATTGATTCTATTTTAAATGGTAAGGGTATGAATGATAAATAG
- a CDS encoding betaine/proline/choline family ABC transporter ATP-binding protein (Members of the family are the ATP-binding subunit of ABC transporters for substrates such as betaine, L-proline or other amino acids, choline, carnitine, etc. The substrate specificity is best determined from the substrate-binding subunit, rather than this subunit, as it interacts with the permease subunit and not with substrate directly.) yields the protein MLSIKNLTKIYSGNKKAVDNISLDIESGEFIAFIGTSGSGKTTALRMINRMIEATEGQITMNGKDVRNMNPVELRRSIGYVIQQIGLMPHMNIRENIVLVPKLLKWSKENKDAKAKELIKLVDLPEEYLDRYPAELSGGQQQRIGVVRALAAEQDIILMDEPFGALDPITRDTLQDLVKELQQKLGKTFIFVTHDMDEAIKLADKICIISKGQVVQFDTPDNILRHPANDFVIDFIGQNRLIQDRPNMKTVEGAMIKPVTVKADDSLNDTVNIMRQKRVDTIFVVNNHNKLLGFLDIEDINQGLRAGKELIDTMQRDIYKVHIDTKLQDSVRTILKRNVRNVPVVDDSDRLIGLITRANLVDIVYDSIWGEEENNNNEHDQSDEPNRVQEEQAKNIKQQVQKEVNEAEGFQQRGVEH from the coding sequence ATGTTAAGTATCAAAAACTTAACCAAAATTTATTCAGGGAATAAAAAAGCGGTAGATAATATTTCTTTGGATATTGAATCTGGGGAATTTATCGCTTTTATTGGGACAAGTGGTAGTGGTAAAACAACTGCATTACGTATGATTAATCGTATGATTGAGGCAACTGAAGGTCAAATCACTATGAATGGGAAAGATGTCCGTAATATGAACCCTGTTGAATTACGTAGAAGTATTGGGTATGTCATTCAACAAATTGGTTTAATGCCTCATATGAATATTCGAGAAAATATTGTTTTAGTACCTAAACTTTTAAAGTGGTCTAAAGAAAATAAAGATGCGAAGGCTAAGGAACTTATTAAACTGGTAGATTTACCGGAGGAATATCTTGATCGTTATCCAGCTGAATTATCAGGTGGTCAGCAACAACGTATTGGAGTTGTTCGTGCTTTAGCAGCAGAACAAGATATTATTTTAATGGATGAACCGTTTGGGGCATTGGATCCGATTACACGTGATACATTACAAGATTTAGTTAAAGAATTACAACAAAAATTAGGTAAAACTTTCATATTTGTTACACATGATATGGATGAAGCAATCAAATTAGCAGATAAAATTTGTATTATATCAAAAGGGCAAGTTGTACAATTTGACACACCCGATAATATTTTACGTCATCCTGCAAATGATTTTGTTATTGATTTTATTGGTCAGAACCGTCTTATCCAAGATCGTCCGAATATGAAAACTGTAGAAGGTGCAATGATTAAACCTGTAACTGTTAAAGCAGATGATTCACTCAATGACACAGTCAATATTATGAGACAAAAACGTGTAGATACAATATTTGTGGTTAATAATCATAATAAATTACTAGGATTCTTAGATATTGAAGATATTAACCAAGGATTAAGAGCTGGTAAAGAGTTAATCGATACAATGCAACGTGATATTTATAAAGTTCATATTGATACAAAGTTACAAGATTCAGTACGTACAATTTTAAAACGTAATGTAAGAAATGTACCGGTTGTCGATGATTCAGATAGACTCATTGGCTTAATTACACGCGCCAATTTAGTTGATATTGTTTACGATTCTATATGGGGTGAAGAAGAAAACAATAATAATGAACATGATCAAAGTGATGAACCTAACCGTGTTCAAGAAGAACAAGCGAAAAACATAAAACAACAAGTGCAAAAGGAAGTGAATGAGGCTGAGGGTTTTCAACAAAGGGGAGTTGAACATTAA
- a CDS encoding ABC transporter permease, producing MKAFLQEYGGQLVSKTIEHFYISMIALLIAIVVAVPLGILLSKMKRTANVVLTIAGVLQTIPTLAALAIMIPIFGVGKTPAIVALFIYVLLPILNNTVLGVQNIDRNVIQAGQSMGMTKMQLMKDVELPLALPLIISGIRLSSVYVISWTTLASYVGAGGLGDLVFNGLNLYQPPMIISAAILVTLLALVIDFILSLVEKWVVPKGLKVSR from the coding sequence ATGAAAGCATTTCTTCAAGAATACGGAGGTCAACTTGTTTCGAAAACAATAGAACATTTTTATATTTCGATGATTGCTTTATTGATTGCTATTGTAGTTGCAGTACCTCTAGGTATTCTATTATCGAAAATGAAACGTACAGCTAATGTGGTATTAACGATTGCTGGTGTATTACAAACAATACCAACCTTAGCAGCGTTAGCAATTATGATTCCAATATTTGGAGTAGGAAAGACACCAGCGATTGTCGCCTTATTTATATATGTATTATTGCCAATTTTAAATAATACAGTATTAGGCGTACAGAATATTGATCGAAACGTTATACAAGCTGGTCAAAGTATGGGAATGACAAAGATGCAATTAATGAAAGATGTGGAATTACCTTTGGCCTTGCCACTTATAATTAGTGGTATTCGCTTATCAAGTGTTTATGTTATTAGTTGGACTACACTTGCAAGTTATGTCGGTGCAGGAGGATTAGGAGATCTTGTATTCAATGGTCTGAATCTCTATCAACCACCGATGATTATTAGCGCTGCAATTTTAGTTACTCTTTTAGCCTTGGTGATTGATTTTATTCTTTCTTTAGTTGAAAAGTGGGTTGTCCCCAAAGGCCTAAAAGTATCTAGATAA